From the genome of Paraburkholderia aromaticivorans, one region includes:
- a CDS encoding type I restriction endonuclease subunit R: MTEDQLEQEALDWLTETGYAHLYGPDIAPDGDSPERSDYRQVLLTDRLRQAINRLNPGTPASARDDALRQVLNLDTPVLLSANRIFHNLLVNGVPVEYQKDGETRGDFVKLIDFSDVSANEWLAINQFTIKGPNHTRRPDVILFINGLPLVLLELKNPADENADIWKAYDQIQTYKEQTPDVFQYNEILIISDGSEARMGSLSANSERFLAWRTIDGVTLDPLGQFNELETLIRGVLAPTYMLDFLRFFVLFEDDGGLVKKIAGYHQFHAVRAAIAQVVAASRPGGSHKGGVVWHTQGSGKSITMTCFAARVMREAAMENPTIVVITDRNDLDGQLFGVFSLAHDLLREEPVQAGTRQDLRAKLANRPSGGIVFATIQKFMPGEDEDTFPVLSDRHNIVVIADEAHRTQYGFEAKFKGDNKGYQVGYAQHLRDALPNATFVAFTGTPVSKEDRDTRAVFGDYIHVYDMQQARDDGATVAIYYESRLAKLGLKEEALPDIDAEVDELAEDEEDDEQSKLKTRWAALEKVVGAEPRIESVAADLVAHFEERDKAQPGKAMIVAMSREICVHLYNEIVKLRPDWHDVDPEKGAIKIIMTGSASDKALLRPHIYSKQVKKRLEKRFKDPHDPLRLVIVRDMWLTGFDAPCVHTLYVDKPMKGHNLMQAIARVNRVFKDKQGGLVVDYIGIANDLKQALKEYTASNGRGRPTVDAHEAYALVEEKLDVLRSMLHGFDYSNFLTGGHKLLAGAANFVLGQKDGKKRFADVALQMNKAFTLCCTLDEAKAVREEVAFFQAVKVLLTKRDIVQKKRTDEERELAIRQIIGSAVVSEDVVDIFESVGLDKPNIGILDDDFLAEVQNLPEKNLAVELLERLLEGEIKSRFGGNVVQGKKFSELLANVITRYQNRSIETAQVMEELIQMAKKFREAANRGEQLGLSEDELRFYDALANNEASVRLLGDETLKKIAHELTESLRQNVSVDWEKRESVRAKLRLMVKRILRKYKYPPDQQEEAVQTVLQQAEMLAVEWT, encoded by the coding sequence ATGACAGAAGACCAATTAGAACAAGAAGCGCTCGACTGGCTGACCGAAACCGGTTATGCGCATCTCTACGGCCCCGACATCGCCCCCGACGGCGACTCGCCGGAGCGAAGCGACTACCGCCAAGTTCTGCTGACTGACCGGCTACGTCAAGCCATCAATCGACTGAATCCCGGTACTCCGGCATCGGCTCGGGACGATGCACTGCGACAGGTCCTGAACCTCGATACGCCGGTTCTGCTGTCTGCCAATCGTATCTTCCACAACCTGCTTGTCAACGGCGTTCCCGTCGAATACCAGAAGGATGGCGAGACTCGTGGTGACTTCGTGAAGCTGATCGACTTCAGCGACGTTTCCGCCAACGAGTGGCTGGCGATCAACCAGTTCACGATCAAAGGCCCCAATCACACCCGGCGTCCCGACGTCATTCTGTTCATCAATGGTCTGCCGCTAGTCCTGCTGGAGTTGAAAAACCCGGCTGACGAGAACGCTGACATCTGGAAAGCCTACGACCAGATCCAGACGTACAAGGAACAGACCCCCGACGTTTTCCAGTACAACGAGATCCTCATAATTTCCGACGGCAGCGAAGCCCGGATGGGTTCACTCTCGGCTAACTCGGAACGCTTTCTCGCGTGGCGCACGATTGACGGCGTAACGCTGGATCCTCTCGGCCAGTTCAACGAGCTGGAAACGTTGATTCGGGGAGTGCTTGCACCGACGTACATGCTGGACTTCCTTCGTTTCTTCGTCTTGTTCGAGGACGACGGCGGCCTGGTGAAGAAGATTGCTGGTTACCATCAGTTCCATGCTGTCCGTGCTGCAATCGCTCAAGTTGTAGCAGCGTCAAGACCGGGCGGCAGTCACAAGGGTGGTGTGGTTTGGCATACGCAAGGCAGCGGCAAGTCGATCACCATGACTTGCTTTGCCGCACGGGTCATGAGGGAAGCGGCGATGGAGAATCCGACCATCGTCGTAATCACCGACCGCAACGATCTCGACGGCCAACTATTCGGCGTGTTCTCGCTTGCGCATGATTTGCTTCGTGAGGAGCCTGTGCAGGCTGGGACACGGCAGGATTTGAGAGCCAAGCTGGCCAACCGTCCGTCCGGCGGCATTGTGTTTGCCACTATCCAGAAGTTCATGCCGGGCGAAGACGAAGATACCTTTCCTGTTCTCTCGGATCGCCACAATATCGTTGTGATCGCCGACGAAGCACATCGTACCCAATACGGCTTCGAAGCGAAGTTCAAGGGCGACAACAAAGGCTACCAGGTCGGCTACGCCCAGCATTTGCGAGACGCGCTACCGAACGCCACTTTCGTTGCATTCACCGGAACACCGGTTTCGAAGGAGGATCGTGATACCCGTGCCGTGTTCGGTGACTACATCCATGTGTATGACATGCAACAGGCCCGAGATGATGGGGCGACGGTAGCGATCTACTACGAGTCACGCCTAGCAAAGCTTGGGCTGAAGGAAGAAGCACTACCCGACATTGACGCCGAGGTCGACGAGCTCGCTGAAGACGAAGAAGACGATGAGCAGTCCAAGCTGAAAACCCGTTGGGCTGCTCTCGAAAAAGTTGTCGGCGCCGAGCCCAGGATTGAGAGCGTTGCGGCGGACCTCGTTGCGCACTTCGAGGAACGTGACAAGGCTCAGCCAGGCAAGGCAATGATTGTCGCCATGAGCCGGGAGATCTGCGTTCATCTGTACAACGAAATCGTGAAGTTGCGCCCGGACTGGCACGATGTCGATCCTGAGAAAGGCGCAATCAAGATCATCATGACCGGCTCGGCGTCCGACAAGGCATTGCTGCGGCCCCATATCTATTCGAAGCAGGTCAAGAAACGCTTGGAGAAGCGCTTCAAGGATCCGCATGACCCGTTGCGTCTGGTGATCGTGCGTGACATGTGGCTGACCGGCTTCGACGCGCCTTGCGTCCATACTTTGTACGTCGACAAGCCCATGAAGGGTCACAACCTGATGCAGGCCATCGCCCGTGTCAACCGAGTGTTCAAGGACAAGCAAGGCGGCTTGGTGGTCGACTACATCGGTATCGCCAATGATCTGAAACAGGCACTGAAGGAATATACGGCCAGCAATGGTCGTGGCAGGCCTACCGTCGATGCTCACGAGGCCTATGCCCTAGTGGAAGAGAAGCTCGATGTGCTGCGCTCGATGCTGCACGGTTTCGACTACAGCAATTTTCTGACTGGTGGCCACAAGCTACTGGCGGGTGCTGCGAACTTCGTGCTGGGGCAGAAGGACGGCAAGAAGCGCTTTGCCGACGTAGCTCTTCAGATGAACAAGGCTTTCACGCTGTGCTGTACGCTTGACGAGGCGAAGGCGGTCCGTGAGGAAGTTGCTTTCTTTCAGGCCGTGAAGGTGTTGCTGACCAAGCGGGACATCGTGCAGAAAAAGCGCACCGACGAGGAACGGGAACTGGCGATCCGGCAGATCATCGGATCGGCAGTGGTTTCCGAGGACGTTGTTGACATCTTCGAGTCCGTGGGTCTAGATAAGCCGAACATCGGCATCCTCGACGATGACTTCCTGGCCGAGGTCCAGAATCTTCCCGAAAAGAACCTTGCGGTGGAACTTCTTGAGCGTCTGCTGGAGGGTGAAATCAAGAGCCGATTCGGTGGCAACGTCGTGCAGGGAAAAAAATTCTCCGAGCTGCTGGCGAACGTTATCACCCGCTATCAGAACCGCTCGATCGAGACCGCACAGGTAATGGAAGAGCTGATCCAAATGGCGAAGAAGTTTCGTGAAGCGGCAAACCGTGGCGAGCAGCTTGGTCTGAGCGAGGACGAGCTACGCTTCTACGATGCGCTGGCGAACAACGAAGCGTCGGTCCGGCTGCTGGGTGACGAAACGCTGAAAAAGATCGCCCACGAGCTGACCGAAAGCCTTCGCCAGAACGTCAGCGTCGATTGGGAAAAGCGTGAGAGCGTGCGGGCGAAGCTGCGACTGATGGTGAAGCGGATCCTGCGGAAGTACAAGTACCCGCCTGACCAGCAGGAAGAGGCTGTGCAGACGGTGTTGCAGCAGGCTGAGATGCTGGCAGTGGAGTGGACTTGA
- a CDS encoding RNA-directed DNA polymerase codes for MSYVANFKGWDKLDLKDLLVAYRKAKADCYFENTFPTAIKFAEYEQDLLLNLKSLLKILREKNGFKEVDELFGNFRIVPKKLEIKKRPDSEDGHIHFSDPDRAFKSLLDKNSVIPEFRIIGDFPVDAHVISALWINMIGHKFDACLDDSCYGARLKRVRNDEELDKAAGKLFHITAVGSFFPYFQPYQRWRGDGLRAIRGELDEDRNVIAVSLDLKSYYHSIDPSIISSDKFLEAIGLNGAQSLSECEKEFTGQIAWLLKTWSKKASKFSTNLASCKDAIPGGLVIGLTVARIVSNVILHRWDALIREKVTPIHYGRYIDDMFLVLRDSGTISDASQLMKFLQNRLGKDCLFRESGDSGAWVIQQGEECQGKSLIRLQPEKQKLFVLQGQAGKDLLDSIEKEIYQLSSEHRLMPSPDQLESSTAARVLSAAGNTAEQADTLRKADGLTIRRLSWSLQLRHVETLARDLPPKAWEKQRKEFYQFAHNHILRPDNLFAHYPYLPRLLGFAITLNEWAQAEAVVKRAFASIDQLAKHVISGSKIAINGMECLATEPIWQYVKGSLTWSFVDSAAKSYDPESLSSNNKSSKVSQLAKLFFQQLFQEMLNFRDVLEFDFGAGDFYSKAPLLAISDLAKKPYKKILAGGSSSVLLGKVGKKENNNIFNEFVRADLLDAAELIKFLKSSRSRRLQNIGLKDRKTESLIPYFFPTRPYTPSEIAELAPECVGMNPLLQDRPSVTWAKYVRALRGVWVKPTLLASQQDVEQSPKSGRKFSTVRIGTNRKKDVIVAITNVLTPDSAWSAAACGKPELSLDRYSRIAGLVNQAIELRPKPDYVLFPELSLPLQWVSSVANRLSGSGISLIAGTEYRHKKNDRILSEVCLELSDNRLGFPSSVRIWQPKLQPAVGEDRELTSKFGKRWFYEEKSEKPVKPVYIHDGFHFGLLVCSELQNSKERIKFQGAVDALMVLSWNQDLDTFSALIEATALDVHAFTVLVNNRKYGDSRVRSPAKESFLRDLARLRGGDNDFCVAVKLDIETLRKFQSRAKRWPESDDPFKPVPEGFRMRKTRHTLPPK; via the coding sequence ATGAGCTACGTCGCTAATTTTAAGGGGTGGGACAAACTTGATCTGAAAGACTTGCTCGTCGCCTATAGAAAAGCGAAGGCAGACTGCTACTTTGAAAATACATTCCCGACAGCGATAAAATTTGCGGAATATGAGCAAGATCTGCTCTTGAATTTGAAATCGCTTCTCAAGATTTTGAGGGAAAAGAATGGGTTTAAAGAAGTGGACGAGCTGTTTGGAAATTTCCGAATTGTTCCAAAAAAGCTGGAAATAAAAAAACGTCCAGATTCAGAAGATGGTCATATACATTTCTCAGACCCTGATCGGGCCTTTAAGAGCTTGCTGGATAAAAATTCCGTCATCCCGGAATTTCGGATTATTGGTGATTTTCCAGTAGATGCGCACGTTATTTCGGCTCTATGGATCAACATGATTGGCCATAAGTTTGATGCTTGTCTTGATGACTCATGTTACGGTGCCCGCCTAAAACGAGTTCGCAATGATGAAGAGCTTGATAAAGCAGCAGGAAAGCTATTTCACATCACAGCGGTTGGCTCATTTTTTCCCTACTTCCAGCCATATCAAAGGTGGAGGGGTGACGGACTGAGGGCGATTCGAGGCGAGCTAGACGAAGATCGCAATGTGATTGCAGTGTCACTTGATTTGAAATCTTATTATCACTCGATCGATCCATCAATCATTTCATCTGATAAGTTTCTGGAAGCCATCGGACTGAACGGCGCCCAATCGCTTTCTGAATGTGAAAAAGAATTTACTGGTCAGATCGCGTGGTTACTAAAAACATGGTCGAAGAAGGCGAGTAAATTCTCGACAAACTTGGCATCTTGTAAGGATGCGATACCAGGCGGACTTGTAATCGGCCTTACAGTAGCTAGAATCGTGTCCAATGTGATTTTGCATCGCTGGGATGCTTTAATAAGAGAAAAGGTCACACCGATACATTACGGTCGGTACATCGATGATATGTTCCTCGTTCTGCGCGATTCGGGGACTATTAGTGACGCGTCCCAACTGATGAAATTTCTGCAGAACCGACTTGGCAAGGATTGTTTGTTTCGTGAGTCTGGCGATTCCGGTGCTTGGGTGATTCAGCAAGGTGAAGAATGTCAAGGAAAATCCCTTATCCGGCTTCAGCCAGAAAAACAGAAACTGTTCGTGCTGCAAGGGCAGGCGGGCAAAGATTTGCTCGATAGCATTGAAAAGGAAATCTATCAGCTTTCAAGTGAGCATCGCTTGATGCCGTCGCCAGATCAATTAGAATCCTCGACCGCGGCAAGGGTCCTGTCCGCTGCTGGTAATACCGCTGAACAAGCTGATACCTTGCGAAAGGCCGATGGCCTTACCATTAGACGATTGAGTTGGTCACTCCAGCTCCGTCACGTAGAAACTCTTGCCAGAGATTTGCCGCCTAAAGCCTGGGAGAAACAGCGGAAGGAGTTCTATCAATTCGCGCATAACCACATTCTCAGGCCGGATAATCTATTCGCGCACTATCCTTACCTCCCTCGGCTTTTAGGCTTCGCTATCACCCTAAACGAGTGGGCGCAGGCCGAGGCGGTTGTTAAACGCGCCTTCGCATCAATCGATCAACTCGCAAAACATGTGATAAGCGGGTCAAAAATTGCGATAAACGGGATGGAGTGTCTGGCGACCGAGCCAATATGGCAATACGTAAAGGGTTCGTTAACTTGGTCGTTTGTTGATTCCGCTGCCAAATCCTACGATCCAGAATCGTTGTCATCAAATAACAAATCAAGCAAAGTTTCTCAGCTAGCTAAATTATTTTTTCAGCAACTATTTCAGGAAATGCTGAATTTTAGGGATGTGCTCGAATTTGATTTTGGGGCTGGGGATTTCTATTCTAAGGCGCCACTACTGGCGATTTCTGATCTCGCAAAAAAACCTTACAAGAAAATACTCGCTGGCGGCTCATCCTCCGTTCTCCTGGGCAAGGTTGGCAAGAAAGAAAATAATAATATATTTAATGAGTTTGTGCGTGCCGATTTGCTCGACGCGGCCGAATTGATAAAATTCTTGAAATCTAGTCGGTCCCGAAGATTGCAAAACATCGGGTTGAAGGACAGGAAAACAGAGAGCTTGATTCCATATTTTTTTCCGACTCGACCCTATACGCCCTCGGAGATTGCTGAGTTGGCCCCAGAATGTGTGGGAATGAATCCGCTTCTTCAAGATCGACCATCTGTTACTTGGGCGAAATATGTCAGAGCTCTCAGAGGTGTCTGGGTCAAGCCAACTTTGTTGGCCAGCCAGCAAGACGTTGAACAATCTCCAAAAAGCGGCCGCAAATTTTCGACCGTTCGCATCGGAACTAATAGGAAGAAAGATGTAATCGTCGCTATAACTAATGTATTAACGCCCGACTCCGCGTGGTCGGCGGCTGCATGTGGTAAGCCTGAACTTTCACTGGACCGCTACAGTCGGATTGCGGGATTGGTCAATCAGGCGATAGAGTTACGACCTAAGCCTGATTACGTGCTCTTTCCTGAGCTCTCTCTTCCATTGCAATGGGTTTCTAGCGTTGCCAACCGTCTTTCTGGATCCGGGATTAGCTTAATCGCCGGTACCGAGTACCGCCACAAAAAGAATGACCGGATTTTAAGCGAAGTGTGCCTCGAGCTTTCCGATAATCGACTCGGTTTCCCCTCTTCAGTCAGAATATGGCAACCCAAGCTCCAACCTGCTGTCGGAGAGGATAGAGAGTTGACATCAAAGTTCGGGAAACGATGGTTTTACGAAGAAAAGTCTGAAAAACCTGTTAAGCCCGTATATATTCATGACGGCTTTCACTTTGGGCTGTTAGTCTGTTCGGAGTTGCAGAATAGCAAAGAACGTATTAAATTTCAGGGTGCGGTTGATGCATTAATGGTTTTATCATGGAATCAAGATCTGGACACCTTTTCAGCGCTCATCGAGGCGACTGCCTTGGATGTTCATGCATTCACGGTGCTCGTTAACAATAGAAAATACGGAGATAGTCGAGTTCGCTCGCCAGCGAAGGAGTCATTTCTTCGTGATCTTGCACGGCTGCGAGGTGGTGATAACGATTTTTGTGTTGCAGTTAAGCTGGATATCGAAACGCTTAGAAAATTCCAAAGTCGAGCTAAGCGCTGGCCAGAGAGTGACGATCCGTTTAAGCCCGTACCCGAGGGGTTTAGAATGAGAAAAACCCGACATACTTTGCCTCCGAAATAG
- a CDS encoding GIY-YIG nuclease family protein, protein MEGKKVNVRGWIYVITNDSIGDVVKVGFSTKDPELRAAELNHTGVPLPYRVAFSALVVNPRDVEQSVHRYLVEKRKGKEWFRCGVSEAVTAIKQVLGESGILYSQHTELLSSSPGTNPPSIEIGVDEKLNEFRPMQRTKSHEVPPRRTHVKPVFLCWNCGTLVGDDPSAICRRCGKKHPLSSLAKR, encoded by the coding sequence ATGGAGGGGAAGAAAGTGAACGTAAGAGGGTGGATCTATGTAATAACCAACGACTCGATTGGCGACGTTGTCAAGGTAGGCTTTTCTACGAAGGATCCCGAGCTACGCGCAGCCGAGCTTAACCACACTGGAGTTCCACTGCCATACAGGGTTGCGTTCTCCGCATTAGTCGTCAATCCTCGAGACGTTGAGCAGTCGGTTCACCGGTACCTTGTAGAGAAAAGAAAGGGAAAAGAATGGTTCAGATGTGGTGTATCGGAGGCGGTCACAGCAATTAAACAGGTGTTAGGCGAATCGGGGATTTTGTATAGCCAACATACCGAGCTTTTATCCAGTTCACCGGGTACAAACCCGCCCAGTATTGAAATAGGCGTGGACGAGAAACTAAACGAATTCAGGCCGATGCAGAGGACCAAATCTCACGAAGTGCCCCCGCGAAGGACACACGTGAAGCCGGTTTTTTTGTGTTGGAATTGCGGCACCTTAGTCGGGGATGACCCGTCTGCCATTTGCCGACGGTGTGGCAAGAAGCATCCTTTGAGTTCACTTGCAAAGAGGTGA
- a CDS encoding IS256 family transposase — translation MPMKKKRTAASQAAARGPLPELPDELMDQLVKGPMSPGDVQDLMLAFNKAIIERAMGAEMNLHLGYPSGQVKPLGQVNERNGASGKTVMTDRGPVRVEIPRDRDGSFEPILIPKHERRFTGFDERIIAMYARGMSVREIRAFLAESYGTEVSPDFISSVTDEVMAEAFAWQSRPLETMYPVVFFDALRVKIRDGGMVSNKAVYLALGIQADGQRDVLGLWIEQTEGAKFWLKVFNELKTRGCQDILIAVVDGLKGLPEAIAAVYPRATVQTCIVHLIRNSLEFANYKDRKALAQALRPIYAAASAEAAEQALRDFAEGPWGAKYPMIVQCWQRAWEHVIPFFVFPPDIRRVVYTTNAIESLNMQLRKIIKTRGHFPNDEAAVKLLWLALRNMLAKSVRSTFDWKSAMNQFAILFGERFTQAR, via the coding sequence ATGCCGATGAAAAAGAAACGGACAGCAGCGTCTCAGGCAGCGGCCCGCGGGCCGCTGCCTGAACTGCCAGATGAGTTGATGGATCAACTGGTCAAAGGGCCTATGTCGCCCGGCGACGTTCAAGACCTGATGCTGGCATTCAACAAGGCCATCATCGAACGGGCGATGGGCGCCGAGATGAATCTGCATCTGGGTTACCCGTCCGGCCAGGTCAAGCCGCTCGGTCAGGTCAACGAACGCAACGGCGCCAGTGGCAAAACCGTCATGACCGACCGCGGCCCGGTTCGGGTCGAGATCCCACGCGACCGGGACGGCAGCTTCGAGCCGATCCTCATTCCCAAGCACGAGCGCCGTTTTACCGGCTTCGACGAGCGCATCATCGCGATGTACGCGCGTGGCATGAGTGTGCGTGAGATCCGCGCTTTTCTAGCCGAGAGCTACGGAACCGAGGTCTCGCCCGATTTCATCAGTTCGGTGACCGACGAAGTCATGGCCGAAGCCTTCGCCTGGCAAAGTCGTCCGCTCGAGACGATGTATCCGGTGGTGTTCTTCGACGCGCTGCGGGTCAAGATTCGCGACGGCGGCATGGTCAGCAATAAGGCCGTGTACCTGGCGCTGGGCATCCAGGCCGACGGCCAGCGCGACGTGCTGGGGCTCTGGATCGAGCAGACCGAAGGCGCGAAGTTCTGGCTCAAGGTGTTCAACGAACTCAAGACGCGCGGCTGTCAGGACATCCTGATCGCCGTGGTGGATGGTCTGAAGGGTTTGCCCGAGGCAATCGCTGCGGTCTACCCCCGTGCCACCGTGCAGACCTGCATCGTGCATTTGATCCGCAATAGCCTGGAATTTGCCAACTACAAGGACCGCAAAGCGCTCGCCCAAGCGTTGAGACCGATCTATGCTGCCGCCAGCGCAGAGGCCGCAGAGCAAGCGTTACGCGACTTCGCCGAAGGGCCATGGGGCGCCAAATACCCGATGATCGTCCAATGCTGGCAGCGTGCCTGGGAGCACGTCATACCGTTCTTCGTGTTCCCCCCGGACATTCGACGGGTGGTGTACACCACCAACGCCATTGAGAGTTTGAACATGCAACTGCGCAAGATCATCAAGACGCGAGGCCATTTCCCGAACGACGAGGCGGCCGTCAAGCTGCTCTGGCTCGCGCTACGCAACATGTTGGCGAAATCGGTGCGGAGCACCTTTGATTGGAAATCCGCGATGAACCAGTTTGCTATTCTGTTCGGTGAACGATTTACGCAGGCCCGTTGA